A stretch of Lactuca sativa cultivar Salinas chromosome 6, Lsat_Salinas_v11, whole genome shotgun sequence DNA encodes these proteins:
- the LOC111897690 gene encoding alpha-L-fucosidase 1 — MEVLPNELDHHLHNPITRSISNNPLIFIIVLLLSHSTLATSFPTPSPIPILPLPSSQQLSWQLSEMALFLHFGTNTFTDSEWGTGHADPSVFNPTALNATQWVAVAKENGFSRVILTAKHHDGFCLWPSDYTDYSVKSSPWRGGNGDVVGELAKAAQEAEIQLGLYLSPWDRHEPTYGKTLEYNEYYMAQMTELLTRYGNVKEVWLDGAKGEGEKDMEYFFENWFSLIHQLQPSSVIFSDAGPDVRWSGDEEGFAGTTCWSLFNRSNAAIGGTDAKYSQGGDPLGHDWVPPECDVSIRPGWFWHESELPKSATNLLELYYNSVGRNCLLLLNVPPNSSGLISEQDIKVLQEFSNLRASIFSQNLAKSAIVTASTTRGGSGSNNTQFNSKSILEEGIFTYWAPKKNQTHWIIYLNFQESVSFNVVQIQEPIQMGQRIVKFHVDVVDEDGEWREVLTGSTVGFKRILRFPNVKTQRLRLVIDKSRAEPLVAYLGVYVDKVSILGNIKSNTTSNSSSVINFNGSQILHQIVNNRTRVSSI, encoded by the exons ATGGAAGTTTTACCCAACGAACTCGATCATCATCTTCATAACCCGATTACCCGATCCATTTCAAACAACCCATTAATCTTCATCATCGTCCTCCTCCTCTCTCACTCCACCCTTGCCACTTCTTTCCCCACACCTTCACCAATTCCAATCTTACCTTTACCAAGTTCACAGCAGCTCTCATGGCAGCTCTCAGAAATGGCACTCTTCCTCCACTTCGGAACCAACACTTTCACCGACTCCGAATGGGGCACCGGCCACGCGGATCCCTCTGTCTTCAACCCCACCGCCCTAAACGCCACCCAATGGGTCGCCGTCGCTAAGGAAAACGGGTTTTCTCGCGTCATTCTTACAGCCAAACACCACGATGGGTTTTGCTTATGGCCTTCCGATTACACTGATTACTCTGTGAAATCGAGTCCATGGAGGGGTGGTAACGGCGATGTAGTCGGTGAATTAGCTAAAGCTGCTCAAGAAGCTGAGATTCAATTAGGTCTTTATCTTTCTCCATGGGATAGACATGAACCTACTTACGGAAAAACCCTAGAATACAATGAATATTACATGGCTCAAATGACTGAATTGCTTACTAG ATATGGAAACGTAAAGGAAGTCTGGCTAGATGGTGCGAAAGGGGAAGGAGAGAAAGACATGGAGTATTTCTTCGAGAATTGGTTCAGCCTGATCCACCAACTGCAACCTAGCTCCGTCATCTTCTCCGATGCTGGTCCAGACGTCAGATGGTCCGGCGACGAGGAAGGTTTCGCAGGCACCACCTGTTGGTCGCTTTTCAACCGGAGCAACGCCGCAATTGGCGGCACAGATGCCAA GTACTCACAAGGCGGAGATCCGCTAGGGCACGACTGGGTACCTCCAGAATGCGACGTTTCAATCAGGCCAGGGTGGTTCTGGCATGAATCCGAGCTTCCAAAATCTGCAACAAATCTTCTCGAATTATACTACAATTCAGTAGGGCGAAACTGTCTTTTACTACTAAATGTTCCACCAAATTCTTCAGGTCTCATATCGGAACAAGACATTAAAGTTCTTCAAGAGTTTTCCAACCTCAGAGCCTCGATTTTCTCTCAAAACCTAGCAAAATCCGCCATTGTTACAGCCAGCACCACTCGCGGTGGTTCTGGATCTAATAACACACAGTTCAACTCAAAGTCTATCTTGGAAGAAGGCATTTTTACTTACTGGGCTCCTAAAAAGAATCAAACCCACTGGATTATATATCTTAATTTTCAAGAATCTGTGAGCTTTAATGTTGTACAAATTCAAGAACCAATTCAAATGGGCCAGAGGATTGTTAAGTTTCATGTAGATGTTGTTGATGAAGATGGTGAATGGCGGGAAGTGTTGACTGGGTCAACTGTGGGATTCAAGAGAATTTTAAGATTCCCAAATGTGAAAACTCAGAGACTAAGGCTTGTAATTGATAAATCTAGGGCAGAACCTTTGGTTGCTTATTTGGGAGTTTATGTTGATAAAGTTTCTATACTTGGGAACATTAAGAGTAACACTACCTCAAATTCAAGCTCTGTTATCAACTTTAATGGCAGTCAAATTTTGCATCAGATTGTGAATAATCGCACTCGTGTTTCTTCAATATAG
- the LOC111897691 gene encoding uncharacterized protein LOC111897691, translated as MEAERLNSPQTSAVLFEVMGYQLQFSQDPNSKHLGTTVWDASMVLVKYLEKNCRKGRFSPSKLKGKRVIELGAGCGVAGFGMALLGCDVVSTDEVEVLPLLMRNIERNISRITQMNPDADSIGSMTAAELSWGNKDHIRALDPPFDYIIGTDVVYAEHLLEPLLQTMLALSGPKTTILIGYEIRSTNVHEQMIQLWKKHFEVKIVPKSKMDVKYNHPSIQLYIMTLKTLEGSINLEDEVDTSNSNGNSNSNSKMVEDEGDDELPTEPHDGSLSEWEARRYGSMAARLLRDIKIT; from the exons ATGGAGGCTGAAAG GTTGAATTCACCACAGACGTCAGCTGTTCTATTTGAAGTTATGGGCTATCAACTGCAGTTTTCTCAG GATCCAAATTCTAAGCATTTAGGAACAACAGTTTGGGATGCTTCAATGGTGTTGGTGAAATATCTG GAGAAAAATTGCAGAAAAGGAAGGTTTTCCCCTTCCAAACTAAAAGGAAAACGTGTTATTGAACTTGGGGCAGGTTGTGGGGTTGCAGGTTTTG GCATGGCATTACTTGGATGTGATGTTGTTTCAACAGACGAAGTTGAAGTTTTGCCTCTTTTAATGCGAAATATTGAACGTAATATTTCTAGGATCACACAGATGAATCCTGACGCAG ATTCGATTGGATCCATGACGGCTGCAGAGCTAAGTTGGGGTAACAAAGATCATATACGGGCGCTTGATCCACCCTTTGACTACATTATTGGCACTGATGTT GTATACGCCGAGCATCTTTTGGAACCTCTGCTACAAACAATGCTTGCATTGTCGGGACCCAAAACCACAATTTTG ATTGGTTATGAAATTCGTTCAACAAATGTTCATGAACAAATGATTCAATTATGGAAGAAGCATTTCGAGGTTAAAATAGTGCCGAAATCGAAG ATGGATGTTAAGTACAATCATCCAAGCATACAACTTTACATCATGACTTTAAAGACTCTAGAAGGAAGCATAAATCTTGAAGATGAAGTCGATACAAGTAACAGTAATGGTAACAGTAACAGTAACAGTAAAATGGTGGAAGATGAAGGTGATGATGAATTACCGACAGAACCCCACGATGGAAGTTTGAGTGAATGGGAAGCTAGAAGATATGGATCCATGGCTGCTCGCCTTCTTCGAGACATCAAGATAACTTGA